A genomic region of Papaver somniferum cultivar HN1 chromosome 7, ASM357369v1, whole genome shotgun sequence contains the following coding sequences:
- the LOC113300241 gene encoding uncharacterized protein LOC113300241, whose translation MKTLKRSCKADRSALYANKVVGSRKMKKRGGLLPTAPWTQCTLYRLRILGLHQRYIQMGKEVGYVPSMSKNDRKGEVVRCLDWATKRFAHLYIYMLVCNVEVSFNDIVNSRCHEKKSFVKSFAIFCDKMFGLVVL comes from the exons ATGAAAACACTAAAGAGAAGTTGCAAAGCAGATCGAAGTGCCTTGTATGCTAACAAGGTGGTAGGTTCGAGAAAAATGAAGAAGCGAGGAGGACTGCTGCCAACTGCACCATGGACCCAGTGTACACTTTACCGGCTGAGAATCCTCGGATTACACCAAAGATACATTCAAATG GGCAAAGAAGTAGGATATGTGCCATCAATGTCAAAGAATGACAGAAAAGGGGAGGTAGTAAGATGTCTTGACTGGGCAACAAAAAGATTTGCACACCTTTACATTTACAT GCTTGTATGTAACGTTGAGGTCTCCTTCAATGACATCGTCAACTCCAGATGCCATGAAAAGAAGAGTTTTGTAAAATCATTTGCCATCTTCTGCGACAAAATGTTTGGGCTTGTAGTCCTATAA